The segment ACGGGTTACGCGTCGGGGGACTATCTGCAGTGGGGCCCGGCCGCGATCATGCTGTTCTTCTTTGCGACCTTTATAGGCGGGTGTTCCGGCTCGACCGCGGGCGGATTCAAGATGTTCCGGCTTTATGTGGTGTTTACCGGGCTTAAAGCACATTTCATGCGGCTTCGTAGTCCGTCGGCGGTGATTGTAAGCCGGATCGACAAACATGAGATCACGTCCGACATCTATAATGCAGTAACGGTCTATGTCTTCCTGTTGACGATCAGCTATATCGCGATCAGTGTCGCACTGGCTTTGACCGGCCTTGATCTGGTGACCTCGATGAGTGCGGCGGCAACGGCACTTGCCAATGTGGGCCCGGGTCTTGGCCCGATTATTGGTCCTGCGGGCAATTTCCAGTCGCTGCCCGATGCCGCGAAATGGATTCTTGATGTTGCGATGGTGCTTGGCCGGCTGGAGTTTGAAACGCTTCTGGTGCTTCTGTTGCCAGCGTTCTGGCGCGATTGAGTATTAAAGTAGAATGGCTGGGGTGTGGCGGTTATCATCGACAAGGCCCAGATTCTAACTAAACTGGGCGGCGGCTTGCCGGAAACCTGCCAAAGGGCAAAAATTCGCGCAAAATCCCGAGGGAAATGCATGGAACAACTCGTTTCGGGGCGCGTTTGAGTTCCAAGATTGCCGTGCAAGCGTGCGATGCAGCAAGCTACATTTGCCAACGCAAAAGAAATCCTTATAATGCGCGGCCCGCGGGCAATCGCGTAAGTCGAAAACGACAACAATTTTTATACGAGGTTAGACAATTATTATGAGTGCCGAAAATCTCCATGTCGGTGTGATCGGCGCAACCGGTGCGGTTGGCGTCGAGCTGATCAATGTTATGTTTGATCGCAACTTCCCTGTGGGTGAACTTACCCTGTTCGCGTCCGAGCGTTCGGCAGGCAAGACCGTGGAGACTAAGTACGGCACTAAGACCATCGCACTGTTTTCGGTTGAAGAAGCCAAACAGTGCGACATTGTCTTCCTTGCAGTTTCCGGTGATTTCGCCAAGGAATTTGCTCCGCAGATTGCCGAGGGCGCGCTGGTGATCGACAACTCTTCGGCATTCCGTCTGAATGACGATGTGCCGTTGATCGTGCCGGAAATCAATGGTGACCTTGCCAAGACCGCCAAGCTGATTGCCAACCCGAATTGCACCACTGCGATTGCAGCTGTGGCGCTGTGGCCGTTGCATAAGGCATTCGGCCTGAAAAAGGTCATCGTTTCGACCTATCAGGCAGCATCGGGTGCCGGTCAGCCAGGTATGAACGAGCTGCGTGAAGGCTTGGCGGCGGGTCTTGAAGGCAAACCTGTTCCTGCCGAGGTTTTTGCTCATCCGCTGGCGTTCAACGTCATCCCGCATATCGATAGCTTCCAGGAAAACGGTTACACCCGCGAGGAGATGAAAGTCACCTGGGAAACTCGCAAGATATTTGGCGAACCGGACCTGCCAGTATCCTGCACGGCCGTGCGTATCCCGACTGAGCGGACCCATTCCGAAGCGATTGTCGTGGAGACCGAAAAGGTTGTTACCCCGGCGGCTGCACGTGAAGCGCTGGCCAATGCCAAGGGTGTGAAGCTGGTAGACGATCCGGCGAACAATGTTTATCCGATGCCGATCAATGCGACGAAACAGTATGACGTCGAAGTCGGCCGTATCCGTTCCAACCTGATTTTTGGTGATCATGGTCTGGAACTGTTTGTTGCCGGTGACCAGTTGCTTAAAGGTGCGGCGTTGAACGCGGTCCAGATCGCAGAAGCCTATATCGCGGATTAAACGATATAACGGATTTAAATGAAAACGGCCCCGATTTCGGGGCCGTTTTCATTTGTGTGACGAGGCCAGTCAGGCGACTGAAATATGGTCGCGGCCGGCATTTTTGGCAGTATAAAGCGCGTTATCAACACGAGTTATAAGTGTTTCAAACTCTTCACCGTCTCGATATTCGGTGATACCTGCACTAACCGTGACCAGAATGTTATCTCGCCCGAAGCGTACCGGATGTTCGCGGATCGCGTCGGAAATTTCCCGTGCTTTCGTCATTGCTTCCTGGCGACTAAGGCCGGGCAGAAGCAGGATGAATTCGTCACCCCCCCAGCGGCACAAAGTATCGGATTCACGGGAATGACGGCGAATGGTGGTGGCAACTTCCTTAAGCGTTGCGTCGCCGCCAGGATGGCCAAAGGTGTCATTAACTTCCTTGAACTCGTCAAGATCGATACAGACAACGCCTAAAGGTTCCGCACGCCGTTTGCAGGATTTGGCCACACCTTCAAACACAAGATCAAAGACCTGCCGGTTGCATGCGCCGGTCAGCTTGTCACGTGATGCCAGTTCTTCCAGGCGGTTTTGATAGTTCCGGATCGTCAGATAAGCCGCAATACCGACAATCGCGGTAATCAGAAGCGAGACAGCGATATTGATCAGGAAGGTGGTTTCGATCTTCTGGTCACCGATGTGTTCTTTCTGTTCCACCAGCAGCAACCAGCCGAATTCCGGAACAAGGCGACTGTTTACGAAATAGGTTTCACCATGGTCTTCGTAAGTAATGGAGTATCCCGGAGAAGTCAGAATCTGGGTAGCATGGGCGCGAATTCCGTCCCGGTCGTGCAGTGTTTCAGATGTCCCGAAGCCGCTGCCGTGCAGGGTGATCCGCCCTTCCAGATCAACGAAGTAAATCGTTCGGCCATAACGTTTCTGATAGGTCTCGATCAGGCGGGTAACGGAGTTCACGGATAAGCCAACACCGGTGATGCCGATGACATTGCCGTCATAGTCGCGGACCTGATAATTCACGAAAACCGCCAGACGTGATCGATCCGCGGTGTCATGATCGACATTGATTTCATAGGGCTTTTGATCGTCGCGTGCCTGAAAATACCAGAAATCGGCCGGATCATCTTCGGATACCTGCTTGATCACACCGGTCGGGTGATAATAGTTCCGGGTCTTGTCCGAGATGAAATAGGACGTGACAGTATCATATCGCATCTGGATTTCACCGAGATAGCGGATGATTTGTTCCGGATCATTTTCCCCGGCGAGCGTCCAGTCCCGGACAAAAGTATCCTGTGCCATCAATGATGAAATAAAGATCGGTTGCAGCAGATCACGCTGGATCTCGGAATAGATATTGTCGCTTGTCAGCGGTAGTGTGCTCTCAGCAATTTGCTGTTCCAGTGATTGCCGGGCGACGTAAAAACTTACGAAACTCGTGGTCAGAAAGCCGACAACCAGCAAAATGCACAAAACGATAGCGAAATAGATTTTCTTTCCAGGCACGGAAAGCCCCCAAGGTAGCTCTAGGGCAACGTCATTCGTTGCAAGTTATTGTTATTCAGAGAATTTTACTGTCCCTGA is part of the Thalassospira lucentensis genome and harbors:
- a CDS encoding aspartate-semialdehyde dehydrogenase, translated to MSAENLHVGVIGATGAVGVELINVMFDRNFPVGELTLFASERSAGKTVETKYGTKTIALFSVEEAKQCDIVFLAVSGDFAKEFAPQIAEGALVIDNSSAFRLNDDVPLIVPEINGDLAKTAKLIANPNCTTAIAAVALWPLHKAFGLKKVIVSTYQAASGAGQPGMNELREGLAAGLEGKPVPAEVFAHPLAFNVIPHIDSFQENGYTREEMKVTWETRKIFGEPDLPVSCTAVRIPTERTHSEAIVVETEKVVTPAAAREALANAKGVKLVDDPANNVYPMPINATKQYDVEVGRIRSNLIFGDHGLELFVAGDQLLKGAALNAVQIAEAYIAD
- a CDS encoding sensor domain-containing diguanylate cyclase produces the protein MPGKKIYFAIVLCILLVVGFLTTSFVSFYVARQSLEQQIAESTLPLTSDNIYSEIQRDLLQPIFISSLMAQDTFVRDWTLAGENDPEQIIRYLGEIQMRYDTVTSYFISDKTRNYYHPTGVIKQVSEDDPADFWYFQARDDQKPYEINVDHDTADRSRLAVFVNYQVRDYDGNVIGITGVGLSVNSVTRLIETYQKRYGRTIYFVDLEGRITLHGSGFGTSETLHDRDGIRAHATQILTSPGYSITYEDHGETYFVNSRLVPEFGWLLLVEQKEHIGDQKIETTFLINIAVSLLITAIVGIAAYLTIRNYQNRLEELASRDKLTGACNRQVFDLVFEGVAKSCKRRAEPLGVVCIDLDEFKEVNDTFGHPGGDATLKEVATTIRRHSRESDTLCRWGGDEFILLLPGLSRQEAMTKAREISDAIREHPVRFGRDNILVTVSAGITEYRDGEEFETLITRVDNALYTAKNAGRDHISVA